GCGTCGGACGGCGTGCGCACGCCGCCGGTGAGCACGACCGTGCGGTCGGGTTGCGTGGAGGCGCGCAGTACGTCGGCGACCTGGATGGAGTTGGTGACGATGGTCAGCCCCGGAATGGGGTCGAGCGCGCGGGCCAGCGTCCACGTGGTGGTGCCGGCGGACAGGCCGATCGCGGTGCCGGGCTTCACCAGGCCGGCGGCGAGCTCGGCGATGGCCTCCTTCTGCGCGCGCTGGCGCACGGACTTCGCCTCGAAGCCGGGCTCGTCGGTGCTCTTGCCGACCACCGACGTCGCGCCGCCGTAGACCTTCTCGACCAGGCCGCGGCCGGCGAGCACGTCGAGGTCGCGGCGCACCGTCATGTCGGACACGCCGAGCCGCGCGACGAGGTCACTGACCCGGACCGCACCGGTCCGGCGTGCCTCCTCGAGGATCACCGCCTGTCGCTGACGTGCGAGCACCGCCACTCCTCAAGCACGAACCATCAACCACACAAAATCCTACACGATCAAACATGCGGTGTGCGGGACGTGCCACCCGGGGCATCCCCCGGACGGGCGAGGAGTCAGCCGGGGGCGCCCGGCAGCCGGATCGTGAGGAGCGCACCACCTTCCGGGGCGTGCATGGCGTAGACCGCGCCGCCGTGGCGTTCGGCGGCCTGCTTCACGATCGACAGGCCGAGGCCGGAACCCGGCAGCGTACGGGCTTCCGAGGAGCGGTAGAAGCGGTCGAACACCTTGGGCAGGTCCTCCTCGGCGATGCCCGGGCCGGAGTCGGCCACCTCGACCACGGCCGTGCCGTCGCCGAGCGGCCGCAGCGTCACCCGCACGCGCGAACCGGACGGCGAGAACTTGACGGCGTTGTCCAGCAGGTTGAGCACGGCCCGTTCGAGCGAGCTGTTGTCCCCGGTCAGGACCCACGGCTGCAGGTCCACTTCGAACTCGATGTCCCCGGCGCGGCGACGGGCGCGGTCGAGGGCGCGCTCGACGACGTCGACCAGCTCGACGCGCTCGGTCTGCTCACGCGGCTCGTCCTGGCGGGCGAGCTCCACGAGGTCGCCGATGAGCTGGGTGAGCTCGTCGAGCTGCCCGCGGATGTCGGCCTCGATGTCGGCGCGGTCCTCCTCCGGCAGCGAGCGGGCGCCCGGCCGGCTGGCCGAGAGCAGCAGCTCCAGGTTGGTGCGCAAGGAAGTCAGCGGGGTGCGCAGCTCGTGACCGGCGTCGGCGACGAGCTGGCGTTGCCGTTCCTGGGAGTCGGCGACCGTGCCGAGCATCGTGTTGAAGCTTTGCGTGAGGCGGGCGAGCTCGTCGTCACCGCTCACGGGAATCGGCCGCAGGTCGCCGGTGGCGGCGACGCGCTCGGCGGCCGACGTCAGCCGGTCGACCGGCCGCAGCCCGGTGCGCGCGACGGCCGTGCCGGCCCCCGCGGCGACCACGATCCCGGCGCCGCCCACGAGGAAGAGGACAACGGCCAGCTCGTTGAGCGTGCGTTTCGTGGGCTCCATCGACTGCGCGAGCACCATGGCCTCGCCGTGCCCCGACGGCAGAGCGACCACCCGCGTATCGGTGGCGACGTCGGTGCGCAGCGACCTCGGCGACTGTCCCGTGGCCACGTCCAGCTCGAGCGGCCCGTATGGCGGCGGCGAGCCGGCCTGCGGGTAGATGAGCTTGTTGCTGTAGGCGTTGAGCTGCCCGATCTGCAGGTCGGCGCTCGCGAGGAACGCACCGGGCACCTGCTCGAGCTGCGTCTGCACCGGCGGCGAGTTCACCGCCG
The sequence above is a segment of the Amycolatopsis sp. 2-15 genome. Coding sequences within it:
- a CDS encoding DeoR/GlpR family DNA-binding transcription regulator — protein: MLARQRQAVILEEARRTGAVRVSDLVARLGVSDMTVRRDLDVLAGRGLVEKVYGGATSVVGKSTDEPGFEAKSVRQRAQKEAIAELAAGLVKPGTAIGLSAGTTTWTLARALDPIPGLTIVTNSIQVADVLRASTQPDRTVVLTGGVRTPSDALVGPVAVHSLRSLHLDLVFLGVHGMAEGAGFTTPNLTESETDRALVEAGRRLVVLADHTKWGIVGISTIADLEEAHVVVTDDGLPDSARETLTERVGELMIAETAENLEAEDA
- a CDS encoding HAMP domain-containing sensor histidine kinase encodes the protein MPTVDVTDPRGDRWGTRRFSLRGRVTLLAAACVAGAVALVSLGAYMIVSSNLYQQLDNNLLARAQAAVNSPPVQTQLEQVPGAFLASADLQIGQLNAYSNKLIYPQAGSPPPYGPLELDVATGQSPRSLRTDVATDTRVVALPSGHGEAMVLAQSMEPTKRTLNELAVVLFLVGGAGIVVAAGAGTAVARTGLRPVDRLTSAAERVAATGDLRPIPVSGDDELARLTQSFNTMLGTVADSQERQRQLVADAGHELRTPLTSLRTNLELLLSASRPGARSLPEEDRADIEADIRGQLDELTQLIGDLVELARQDEPREQTERVELVDVVERALDRARRRAGDIEFEVDLQPWVLTGDNSSLERAVLNLLDNAVKFSPSGSRVRVTLRPLGDGTAVVEVADSGPGIAEEDLPKVFDRFYRSSEARTLPGSGLGLSIVKQAAERHGGAVYAMHAPEGGALLTIRLPGAPG